The Antedon mediterranea chromosome 7, ecAntMedi1.1, whole genome shotgun sequence genome has a segment encoding these proteins:
- the LOC140054071 gene encoding cytochrome P450 3A24-like, with translation MPLHTIYKELVEKYGKVCGFYEGRTPILLVADIDMMQEIIVKKFANFRNRRNFPLNNGILDEGVNNLQDDHWREIRNVLSPSFSAGKMKKMSPLLNACCDGLVKNVLEKEAAKENVEVKELFGAFIIDSVASCGFGLDVNCQTNKNHPFQMHCKKAFDVNFSNIFLALSVLFPWIGHILNLFKVAAITPKETLEFFTDVTNQVIQLRKTDEKSRRIDFMQLMIDSHTNTHNDENDKVSSSKGQLTNNEILAQSLTFFFAGFETTTTALSYISYILARNGDKQDKLIQEIDEVTGGNTDIGYDIVSKMPYLDMVVTESVRMFPPATIFDRVCSESCTVNGIQIPKGMVINFPVYAIHRDPENYPEPDSFKPERFSKEGKQQRSPFAFETFGNGPRNCIGMKFALIEIKMAIVRVLQKVKFEVCPETEIPPTPRTAGILTPANDLFLRVVARD, from the exons ATGCCATTGCATACGATTTATAAAGAATTGGTAGAGAAATATGGAAAAGTATGTGG tTTCTACGAGGGAAGAACTCCAATTTTATTGGTAGCAGATATAGACATGATGCAAGAAATAATAGTGAAAAAATTCGCAAACTTTCGCAATCGGAGA AACTTTCCATTGAACAACGGCATTCTCGATGAAGGGGTGAACAATCTTCAGGATGATCACTGGAGAGAAATTCGAAACGTATTATCGCCAAGTTTTTCGGCAGGTAAAATGAAaaag ATGTCTCCCTTACTAAATGCTTGTTGTGATGGACTTGTTAAAAATGTCCTCGAAAAAGAAGCTGCAAAAGAAAACGTCGAAGTTAAAGA ATTATTTGGAGCGTTCATTATCGATTCTGTTGCGAGTTGTGGATTTGGATTAGACGTAAACtgtcaaacaaataaaaaccacCCATTTCAGATGCATTGCAAGAAAGCCTTTGATGTTAACTTTAGTAACATTTTTCTGGCCCTTTCTG TACTTTTCCCCTGGATCGGACACATTTTGAACCTATTTAAAGTTGCGGCAATAACGCCGAAAGAAACTCTAGAATTCTTTACCGATGTTACTAATCAGGTTATTCAGTTGCGCAAAACAGACGAGAAATCAAGA AGAATTGACTTCATGCAATTGATGATCGATTCACACACTAACACTCATAATGACGAAAATGATAAAGTTTCATCTTCAAAAGGCCAACTCACGAACAACGAAATACTAGCACAA TCACTGACGTTCTTCTTCGCTGGTTTTGAGACAACAACAACGGCACTTTCGTACATCTCGTATATACTGGCACGAAATGGAGATAAACAAGACAAGTTAATTCAAGAAATTGATGAGGTCACTGGAGGAAACACCGACATCGGTTACGATATTGTTTCGAAAATGCCATATTTGGACATGGTGGTTACAGAATCTGTAAGGATGTTCCCACCAGCAACAAT ATTTGATCGTGTGTGTTCAGAAAGTTGCACAGTGAATGGCATTCAAATTCCGAAGGGAATGGTCATCAACTTTCCTGTCTATGCAATTCATAGAGATCCTGAAAATTACCCCGAACCCGACAGCTTCAAGCCAGAAAG gtTCAGCAAAGAAGGTAAACAGCAACGAAGTCCGTTTGCATTTGAAACATTTGGTAATGGACCTCGAAACTGCATCGGCATGAAGTTTGCtttgattgaaattaaaatggcaattGTTAGAGTTTTACAAAAGGTGAAATTTGAAGTCTGCCCTGAGACAGAG ATTCCACCAACTCCTCGTACAGCTGGTATCCTCACACCTGCAAATGACTTATTTCTAAGAGTTGTTGCCAGAGATTAA